Part of the Plectropomus leopardus isolate mb chromosome 7, YSFRI_Pleo_2.0, whole genome shotgun sequence genome, CGTCCCCGCCTGCATCTCCCGCTCCAAGTCCTGCAACAGCTCCGCCGGGGAGTCGGACGGGAGCCGCGGGAGCTGGTCATCTTCAGACTCGGTCATTTCCACCGACTCCGCCGGGGAGCCCACGGAGCCCGGGGGCCCGTATCGGGTGGTGCTTTTAGGGGCCAGCGGGGTGGGCAAGACGGCGTTTGCAAGCATCTTCGCCGGGGCGGCGGACAGCATGGACAGCGACGACTGCGAGCTATGTGGAGGTGAGAAAAAGATAATGACACTTATTGTACTGTTATCACAGTATTGTGTGATAGTGTTATAGGCAAAcagatatttattattttcatgataatTTTTAGATGGatacaaacaaaagcaaacaaaatccCTAAAAACAAGTTTAATCAGTAACTTTAATATTATACAAACAGAGAAGGTCAAATACCATAAAATCTGGCAAAAGGCACTATAATCTGTATTGAGCATCAAGcacttgttaaccctttgagacctggatcaacatcacttttcttgtgctctcAGACACTTTTcgtaattatttaaaatttgtagTGTTCAAAATTATATGTACATATTTAAGCGCTTTCCTCGGGtcattccttttttcttttaatacctttccatttttgtttgttggtttggctggtttgtcttattttttttttaaattttccggtattttttgtactttttcttcttaagttgctcattgcctctacttttgtttttcaaagaaataaacccaacttgcacaggtttcaaagggctaattAACATTGGGTTTgtaagtgctatacaagtaaagtttactattgttattattattgttattaatttccTGATAATATAATGCTGTAGTGATTGTCTAATGATTATGTCCAACACATTACTATTAACAGAATGTCTAAGTCTATGATTTTACTAATGTAATGTTTCCTTGTGTTTATAATTCCAGATGAAGTTTGTGAAAAGGAAATTGAAGTGGACGGAGAACCTGCAACTATAACTCTGCTTGACACATGGGATGCagaggtaaaaggaaaaaaaagttctacaaagtgcaagaaattaatagattcacaaaatgattatttttttaaaatccaatgaaaaatgGCCAAGGAAATTATCATcatcaaattatgttacagaattactataaaattttagtaactttcagggcctttccttttttttttttaaactatcttTTTTGATTCCATAAGGTAACGCAGAGATGAGCAACAAGACAGCAGGATGACTTGTGTAAATTGGCCCATACTGCACTGTAAGACCTTTTATCTAATCGTGTTTCTCTTTGCAGACTGATGATGAATGGGCTCGGGAGCACTACATGCAGACAGGTGATGCCTACCTGCTGCTGTACTCTGTGACCGACCGGACCTCCTTCCTGCGAGCCTCCGAACTTCGGATAACCCTGCGCCGCTTCCGTCCTGCCCAGCACACCCCGATCATCCTGGTGGGAAACAAATGTGACCTGGTGCGACGTAGAGAGGTGTCAGCCAGCGGTGAGGAGACACAATCTCTGTCTGTTACTGTGTGATGAGCCAGTTTTCTATATCAGAATTTGTTCAATAATGaaatacctggaaaagtcaagaaaattgaaaattgtaATTTCCAGGCTTGAAAAATTGTTGGAAAAGTTATCCTAAGTAATCctcttctgattttttttttaaataatacaaggtacaaggtagatttattagtccatttttaaaacatagtttaaaaaatgaaattaaaatttctttttgatcatatatttaaaaaagctattatatagaaatgaaaaagaaccgaTAAGAAGAATCaatggtcgtttcagagaatgcatggtctttaaaatttgcctcaaagtcatggaaaagtcacagaaattaATCGGTAAAAATGAGTATCGACCCTGTATGTGCCTGTCCTGATCATTGACTTCCTGTTTCAGAGGGTCGTGCCTGTGCTGCTGTGTTCGACTGCAAGTTTATCGAAACCTCAGCCGCCATGCAGCACAACGTCTGGGAGGCTTTTCACGGCATGGTGCGTCAGCTGCGTCTACGCCGAGACTCTAAAGAAGCCAACAAGCGTCGCAGGCACATAAGCTGCAGCACACGCCGTGAGAGCCTTCCCATGAAGGCCAAACGCTTCCTTGACAAGGTGGTAGCAAAGAACAATCCCAGTGTGGCGTTCTGGCTGAAGTCAAAGTCCTGCCACGACCTCTCTGTGCTGTAGGAGACCTACAGACTCTTGTTTTTTAACCTTGCACCAAACGTTTGAGCAGGTGAACAAGTTTCAGCCTGGAGATCAGAATAAGTGAACCTGGGCTGGAGGGAAGCCTGAATCTGAAAGGCAAAAAATCAGATGGTTCAAACCTCAGTCCTGTGTTCACGCTGAGCCAGCACGGTGCACATGAGAGGTGTTTGCAACATTTCTGCACCACCATCCACATGTTGCAGTCTTAAGTGGACTGAGCTCAGTTTTGTCGGCCTCTGTGATGGACTGGACAGTCGGCAAATGAAGTGTCTTTGTGgcataaatgtttgattttagaGATTACCGGCAGAAACTGAGAGAGAAGGACGTTTctgattttattaatattagCCTTTTCTCCCTCGTCTTCTAGCTTTCCTCGTCCTTTTGCCAAATGTGACCTGTCGATCCCCCAAGTGCTGATATTACCAGTTGTAAGCTATTGATCATATTTGCGTGATGATCATTCCATGGTTTTTCTGAGTTTATTTATaacatgttgtgttttgcactcactgtaaataaataacaggTTGATATAATGTATTGTATTTTGCTACTTGTTGTTCTTGcttattgaaataaaatgacatcatcCTAATTTAGAGGGGGGCGTGCCCCCCCTTCCCCTGCACTGAAACCGTCACCTATGGTCTGTCATCTGAATCTTACTAATGAGATATTGGGTGACTCAGCTTTGacacaaaagagacacatttacACAACTGAGCTGACAAAGGATGAGTCAGGTGACATTAACGCTGAActttcagaaacaaaatgagTCCCCCTGTttctatatttgtgtgtgtgtgtgtgacagctgattTAGTGCACTGATTTGACTGCTCAGGGACTGAGCAGAGATTTGGGTCACAGTGTGACACCGAACATCCTGCTCAGACGCCGCCTGCTCAGATCCTAAACTCCGTTTTGTcagaaaagcagtaaaatacagtatgttgctatggtaacaTTCAGAGGAGCCCAAGGAGTGTATTTGttcgtgtgtgtttgcatgttcagTCCAGGGAGTGTCAGGCAGATGGTGTTGGTGCACACTGGccaaaatatccattactaggTACATGGATCCATGCTTTATGTAACTGAGTCACCTCCATTTGAATTAATGGCTTTTTCAGCTGAACCATCAACACAGCGGCAGTCACAGGTTCTAGTTAAGTAACGGTGCTGTGAAATGATGACTCACTTCACAGCCTGTGTTTCTACAGTTGCAGATTCACAAAAATCTCTGCTTTGTTTCTGAACAGCTTTCTGCAGCTTGTAAAGCCCAGTGTGTGCATCAGGATGTTTCGGGGATAATCCCAACTGTATGTGAGGTTGGACCATGAAGATAAAGCATAACACTCGGTGAGGAAACTCGCTCTTTAAGGCATTTCTGATGCATTCATCTCTTCACTTTTTAAAAGGTGGAAAAGTAGTAAACGGCAAGGCCATGACACggaatcaaaataattttctttctcattatcttattttaaatatgtgcaatTATCAGCAGTTAATGAACATATAAACATAAGAGTACACTGATCATCATCATATCTGTCCATCCCTACCCTCCACAACAATATTCCCAAATAAGCTGACACATACAACAAatcaaatatactgtatactgttatacatacacatatacatacatatagatAAATACTTGGGCTATcaaacaaatcatatttaaCTGTGATTActtgcagaatttcaatagtgaATTGCAATTAATCATACTTTTCAATCACATGCtttcagttccattattttgcattacaaaacatttgtttcctTCAGTaaaccagattgtcttgattagggatcaaatgacagcaaaaaaatggcatgggCTAGCATAAAGTAAAAGCATAAAGTAAGGATGTATTTCTTTGCAAAATATGTTATAGTAATTGATGTTCTGCATTTTTCCCATCAAATTGAAATTTGTGCATACCCTTTAATAAGTAAATACATGGGTTTAAACAACCTCTATGTCCAAAACTGATTTAGCAAAGGAATGAATCGAATTCCAGAAATTAGTTTTACATCAAGAACAATTCAGTGAATTATCTCTGGAAATTTTGTGCAACTTTATATCTGCTATTTGCCGGTTTTATAGTAGGTGCCTTGACCTGCTGGATCATACTAGAGGACCCCATGGGTTTGAATTCTCATGATGCAATGCATTGTCAGTGTAATCTGTTAGCCCTATTGTCTACACACAGCTCCTTATCAGGCATTGCCACTAATGGAAAATCTGACAGGAAACAGTGCAGAGGTGCAGAGGTCAAAGTCTGAGGGGAAATTAGAAACTTAAACGCTGAACAGCAGATTCCTAGTGAATTTTCtcctgttatttatttcttttttgctgtgattttacttttttttgttcacagtTCACACACTGGCAGTCTAAAAAGTACTTGACTAATGAGTTTTATTGTGCTTCTATAACATCACCAGACAGACTCACTCTACAAGCACTATATCAGAAAATCAGTGGCTAATATTAAGTACTGAtgacttgtattttacatttctgtgcaTATCATTGTTCTGTTCTTCctgtctccttctctttcaCCAGGTGATCCCTCATTGGCTAACTCCCCCCGAGGGCAGGGTGATTAGACAATCATTAGATCCAATAAAACATTGCTGGTTAACAGTTGGTTAACGTTTGACAGGACAGGATGGGGCTGCTCAGATCACTCTGAGGTCTGAGGAGTGACTCGCTTGATCTCTCCGCCAAGGTAAGTCTCTTCGCTCTCCTGTCTCCCAGCTTTGGAAATGTCAAGTATTTAGAGTAGATTTTGGGGTATGAATAGGACACAAACTGGACTAACTTTTGGTTTTACCAGGCTGTTTGATGTGTCGGATGCTTTTAGTTTGTTGCAGAAGTGCTGTGATCTTCACTTGACTTTGGCAGGGCCTTAGCGTCAGGTGTTGGCATATCTGACAACCGAGCTCTGCTTGTTCGTGGCTTCCTGGGTTGTTGCTAGAGACTGTTTTTGGGGAGGATATTACCTGTATGTATAGGATATTAGATTGCTGTCAGAGCCGCTGAAATGCAGACTGACAGAGGTCATCCAGTCATTGTGCttaaaggagaaagaaagggCCTGCAACACCCAGATAATTAGGATTTTACCACTTTGTCCATCAGTCCTTTgctggaaaaatacatttaataattcaaataacaatattttttcactCACTGGAGGTCAGTTAAGTCAATGTGGAtatctgtaattttttaaattatgagtAGTGATTGACACAGAGACCGAAATACAATTAAAAGtgacttaattaaaattaaagtaaaatttaaagttCTGTTAATTAGGAGTGTGACCAGGGCGGTGACATTAAAAGTGTGCTGTGCTACTAAAAGGTCATTAGTCATGACTCAATGTCACCTTCACTTTCCTGCGCCAGCCTTCTGTCTCACCTGTCGTCCACAAATGTCAAACGTGGCCATTAATCAACATATCCTTGATGTATTTGCTAAACATTATCATTTCATTGATGTTATGTTAGACTTGTTTGGCATGAGCcagtattttctgtcatttaaagtagTGTTGTGCTAAGTTAACTCAAACTACTGTgcacaaaagctgctgctggctgaaTTTATAGCTTCTttaaatcacttgaaaatactGTTGCTGAGCAGCGTCAAAGTGTATGACACACGAAATTATCATTTAATCTTCCAGATGTAACTCTGGATGTCAGAGAGACGTgaatggattactgaacgggccTACGAGTCAGGCCCCCCTGGCCTTTATCTGCAAACTGTCACTCAAATTACTCTAACATGTACTGACCAAACAGAGACTTAAAATGgctgcaaagagatgcaaaggaactgcaaaaagatacaaaattaatATACAGAGAGTCACAGTACAACTAAAGTAGACATAAATTACCTTAATGTGAtccaaaaccataaaaaaggtgcagaatgaacacaaagagatgcaaaataccGACAAATGTGGCAAAAGCACAAAGTCTATGTGTCTTTCTCTAATGTAAGAGGGGCGGTGTTGCCCCAGGGACCCACTGCCTTATGATCACCCATGTAGAGAGTTAGAAGGCTAAAATGTGTccactctttttattttatgtcatttttggacatttttcttcatttggtTTCACTTACTAGCAACAATAACAGTCATAATTAGTAGTTAGGTTTTTCATAATGtagaaacaaagacacaaacatagAGAAAGTAAGTGTTTCACATTTGagataaatgagtaaaaataaagagttgaataaacattaaaataaaagaagggCATTTCGTGGAGATACACATTTTCTACTTCCAGATATGCTCAAATTGAATTCATTGAAGCCTAATTACTAGGCTAGATTATTATCTCTTTCATAGATAGTATAATGTGTTcattctttttaaacaaaaagccaCACCcgtacatacaaacacagtgaAGGTTGTTATGTTATTCTGAGGCTGCTGTAAAGTGTCTTTGGTTAAATTGACCTTTGGCTACCTGCGTCATGTCGACACCCACTGTGAAAATCACCCGAGTCTTGCATTGCATATGTGCTCTGACTTTCAGTTTCTCCTGCGCGTGGAGGTGGGTGGCTCACCTGGTTGTGTAGGTGGAGACACACACATCGAGATAGCATGTACATGTGTAGATACCCAAGGACAGATTTACTTTGTCCTCATGAATCAATAACTCGTTATGAACAGAGAAACATACATACTAAGTCACTGCGGTTAATTGTTTCTAGAGAACATCAATTTCCATTGTTCCTACAAGTGTGAGATGTGAATTTAACATCAGATCACAGTGAATATTATGCTTTGTAGAAttcaaatgtataatttaaatcctcattttcatgtcacctctctgcctcctcaacCTCCTGTTTTCTCCTACACCACTGCATGTACCCCatatctcctcctcctcctctcctctctccttcctttccAGGCTGCGATCATGACACCCATGATGCATCT contains:
- the gem gene encoding GTP-binding protein GEM; translated protein: MLSSVRRHSLRLQTELHRWSICDPGSHLLTDSLLARVPACISRSKSCNSSAGESDGSRGSWSSSDSVISTDSAGEPTEPGGPYRVVLLGASGVGKTAFASIFAGAADSMDSDDCELCGDEVCEKEIEVDGEPATITLLDTWDAETDDEWAREHYMQTGDAYLLLYSVTDRTSFLRASELRITLRRFRPAQHTPIILVGNKCDLVRRREVSASEGRACAAVFDCKFIETSAAMQHNVWEAFHGMVRQLRLRRDSKEANKRRRHISCSTRRESLPMKAKRFLDKVVAKNNPSVAFWLKSKSCHDLSVL